The Deinococcus sp. Marseille-Q6407 genome has a window encoding:
- a CDS encoding MFS transporter: MLLSGLITAVTSPATSTLLPRLVPPEQLARANGLMGMGQQGAQLAGLFLGSGLVALLGQGQTLLLDAATFLISAAALGVIQLPARVKAPVKEGFWQAFRSGLQVLGRHPGFAMIPLLAFVLNIAFAPMQMLLPKHLASFGLGGNFYGVALGTVMGGMLLGSLSVTALGQRFGPQQALPLGLLAASLALAVMAQSRVLAAFFAALAVLGAGVALTNTAIAYLGQTLIPEEFRGRVFGLISATAQAGMPLAMLLLGPWADTAGSRVLWSAGAAVMLLSTGAWLYVSARSRPQPGLTASAALTEAEST, translated from the coding sequence GTGCTGCTCAGCGGCCTGATCACCGCGGTCACCTCGCCGGCCACCTCCACGCTGCTGCCGCGGCTGGTGCCGCCCGAGCAGCTGGCCCGCGCCAATGGCCTGATGGGGATGGGGCAGCAGGGTGCACAGCTGGCTGGCCTCTTCCTGGGCAGCGGCCTGGTGGCCCTGCTGGGTCAAGGCCAGACCCTGCTGCTGGACGCGGCCACCTTTCTGATCAGCGCCGCCGCCCTGGGGGTAATTCAGCTGCCGGCGCGGGTGAAGGCGCCGGTGAAAGAAGGCTTCTGGCAGGCTTTTCGCTCCGGCCTGCAGGTGCTGGGAAGGCACCCCGGTTTCGCCATGATTCCGCTGCTGGCTTTTGTCCTCAACATCGCCTTTGCCCCGATGCAGATGCTGTTGCCCAAGCACCTGGCCAGCTTCGGCCTAGGCGGGAACTTTTACGGGGTGGCCCTGGGCACTGTGATGGGCGGCATGCTGCTGGGCAGCCTGAGCGTGACCGCCCTGGGCCAGCGCTTTGGCCCGCAGCAGGCCCTGCCGCTGGGGCTGCTGGCCGCCAGTCTGGCCCTGGCCGTGATGGCCCAAAGCCGGGTGCTGGCCGCCTTTTTTGCCGCTCTGGCCGTGCTGGGCGCCGGCGTAGCCCTGACCAACACGGCCATCGCCTACCTGGGGCAGACCCTGATTCCAGAGGAATTCCGCGGGCGGGTCTTCGGGCTGATCTCGGCCACTGCGCAGGCCGGAATGCCGCTGGCCATGCTGCTGCTGGGCCCCTGGGCCGATACGGCCGGCAGCCGGGTGCTGTGGTCCGCCGGTGCAGCGGTAATGCTGCTCAGCACCGGCGCCTGGCTGTATGTGAGCGCCCGCAGCCGGCCGCAGCCAGGGCTGACCGCTTCCGCCGCCTTGACCGAGGCGGAGTCAACTTGA
- a CDS encoding diacylglycerol/lipid kinase family protein translates to MSGQSTAAPAAASASGFAAQLLEKGVLVISNPRSGQGSAGSTLSELLNLLRGRGVPLTERTLEGERPMDDFIHDLPDYAAVIGAGGDGTVSSLAYALARQKWSVPLLAFPAGTANLIALNLAVPDDPQALLELLLSGQTLDLDLGELVTGYGPAERRRGFAMLAGAGADANMIRESEGLKKHFGTMAYVMAALRQINPPVTTFHIRADGGPVQSFRGIGVMVANLGLVPGRIPITPDISPRDGRFTVILLREGNVLRLGANLLDSLKVKFRLGDPAFDDNLEVFGAQEIEVTADDPFPLQFDGELHVETTPFRARVLPRAVRFFTAQTEAELQT, encoded by the coding sequence ATGTCAGGTCAATCCACCGCCGCGCCTGCGGCCGCTTCCGCTTCCGGTTTTGCCGCGCAGCTGCTGGAAAAAGGCGTCTTGGTCATCAGCAACCCCAGAAGTGGTCAGGGGAGTGCCGGCAGCACGCTCTCGGAGCTGCTCAACCTGCTGCGCGGCCGGGGTGTGCCGCTGACCGAGCGGACCCTGGAAGGCGAGCGCCCGATGGACGACTTCATCCACGACCTGCCCGACTACGCCGCCGTGATCGGGGCCGGGGGCGACGGCACCGTCAGCTCGCTGGCCTACGCGCTGGCACGTCAGAAGTGGTCGGTGCCGCTGCTGGCCTTTCCCGCCGGCACCGCCAACCTGATCGCGCTGAACTTGGCGGTTCCCGACGATCCGCAGGCGCTGCTGGAGCTGCTGCTGTCCGGGCAGACCCTGGACCTGGACCTGGGTGAGCTGGTCACCGGCTACGGCCCGGCCGAGCGCCGCCGGGGCTTTGCCATGCTGGCCGGCGCGGGTGCAGACGCCAACATGATCCGCGAGAGCGAAGGCCTCAAGAAGCACTTCGGCACCATGGCCTATGTGATGGCAGCGCTGCGGCAGATCAACCCGCCGGTTACCACCTTTCATATCCGTGCCGATGGCGGGCCGGTGCAGTCGTTCCGGGGCATTGGGGTGATGGTTGCCAACCTGGGCCTGGTGCCGGGGCGGATTCCCATTACCCCGGACATCAGCCCCCGCGATGGCCGCTTCACGGTGATTCTGCTGCGCGAAGGCAACGTGCTGCGCCTGGGCGCCAACCTGCTCGACTCGCTGAAGGTCAAGTTCCGCCTGGGCGACCCGGCTTTCGACGACAACCTGGAAGTGTTCGGCGCCCAGGAAATTGAAGTGACGGCCGACGATCCTTTTCCGCTGCAGTTCGACGGCGAGCTGCATGTGGAGACCACACCTTTCCGGGCGCGGGTGCTGCCGCGGGCGGTGCGTTTCTTCACGGCCCAGACCGAAGCGGAGCTGCAGACCTGA
- a CDS encoding IPT/TIG domain-containing protein: protein MKRVLISLSFLGSLAACAPTQQTALQATVTPVLIKTSASVARGGTLTLQGRYLGGPSNGTVRLTNAEGRGGYVFPASAVQSWTDSQIVLTIPQDAPVGGNWLFVEVDGQRSTGLQYSVQQPAAVSPAPVAASAATAQP from the coding sequence ATGAAACGTGTCCTGATTTCTTTATCCTTCCTGGGCAGCCTGGCTGCCTGCGCCCCTACCCAGCAGACGGCCCTACAGGCCACGGTGACGCCCGTGCTGATCAAGACCTCGGCGTCGGTGGCCCGCGGCGGCACGCTGACCTTGCAGGGCCGCTACCTGGGCGGCCCCAGCAACGGCACTGTGCGGCTAACCAACGCCGAAGGCCGCGGCGGTTACGTGTTCCCGGCCAGCGCCGTGCAGAGCTGGACCGACAGCCAGATCGTGCTGACTATTCCTCAGGACGCTCCGGTCGGCGGCAACTGGCTGTTCGTGGAAGTGGACGGCCAGCGCAGCACTGGCCTGCAGTACTCGGTGCAGCAGCCGGCCGCCGTCTCCCCTGCGCCGGTGGCCGCCTCCGCGGCCACTGCCCAGCCCTGA
- the hisS gene encoding histidine--tRNA ligase: MTLQRPKGTKDHLPPGSPGLSLDIQASAHAHVQRVAAQVLERAGARLTATPLFEDAALVKRGVGGSTDIVRKEMFTVYYAGDHGGFVLRPEGTAPIVRSYLENGLKQLGSPLKLWTHGPMFRAENVQQGRLRQFHQVDYECIGSSDPLADAEAIALMWEIVTELGLRGVSIQLGSIGDPQDRAAYNEYLRELFAPHLDALSDDSKERLERNPMRILDSKSSSDQALIAELGVRPMLDFLGEDARAHFAAVQEFLREWEVPFEIDPSIVRGLDYYRRTAWELHHQGIGAKSALGGGGRYDGLAQELGSKAEVPGIGWAFGIERILLAMQDEGLSVPEPAGPLLYLAALEGAQVPLAAQLARQARAVGGAEFSYRKRGAGQAYKEAARLGARYAGVIGSEEAAAHALKLKHLGSGETSTVPFGELNTFLMTTFQGEDS; this comes from the coding sequence ATGACTCTACAGCGCCCCAAAGGAACCAAGGATCACCTTCCGCCCGGCAGCCCCGGGCTGAGCCTGGACATTCAGGCCAGCGCGCACGCCCATGTGCAGCGGGTGGCCGCGCAGGTGCTGGAACGCGCCGGCGCCCGCCTGACCGCGACGCCCCTTTTTGAGGACGCGGCACTGGTCAAGCGCGGCGTGGGCGGGAGTACCGACATCGTCCGCAAGGAGATGTTCACCGTGTATTACGCGGGCGATCACGGCGGCTTCGTGCTGCGCCCCGAGGGCACGGCACCAATCGTGCGCTCTTACCTGGAAAACGGGCTCAAGCAGCTGGGCTCACCGCTCAAGCTGTGGACCCACGGCCCGATGTTCCGCGCTGAAAATGTGCAGCAGGGCCGGCTGCGGCAGTTTCATCAAGTGGACTACGAGTGCATCGGCTCCAGTGACCCGCTGGCCGACGCCGAAGCGATCGCCCTGATGTGGGAGATCGTGACCGAACTGGGCCTCAGGGGCGTGAGCATTCAGCTGGGCTCAATTGGGGACCCGCAGGACCGCGCCGCCTACAACGAGTACCTGCGTGAACTGTTCGCCCCGCACCTGGACGCGCTCTCCGACGACTCCAAGGAGCGCCTGGAGCGCAACCCGATGCGGATTCTGGATTCCAAGAGCAGCTCCGACCAGGCATTGATCGCCGAGCTGGGCGTGCGGCCGATGCTGGACTTTCTGGGCGAGGACGCCCGGGCGCACTTTGCTGCGGTGCAGGAGTTCCTGCGCGAGTGGGAGGTGCCGTTCGAGATTGACCCTTCCATCGTGCGCGGGCTGGACTACTACCGCCGCACTGCCTGGGAGCTGCACCACCAGGGCATCGGCGCCAAGTCGGCGCTGGGCGGGGGCGGGCGCTACGACGGGCTGGCGCAGGAGCTGGGCAGCAAGGCCGAGGTGCCGGGCATCGGCTGGGCTTTCGGCATTGAGCGCATTCTGCTGGCGATGCAGGACGAGGGCCTGAGCGTGCCCGAGCCGGCCGGCCCGCTGCTGTATCTGGCCGCGCTGGAGGGGGCACAGGTGCCGCTGGCCGCGCAGCTGGCCCGGCAGGCCCGCGCCGTGGGCGGGGCCGAGTTCAGCTACCGCAAGCGCGGCGCCGGGCAGGCTTACAAGGAAGCCGCGCGGCTCGGGGCCCGCTACGCCGGCGTGATCGGCAGCGAGGAAGCCGCCGCCCACGCCCTGAAGCTCAAGCATCTGGGCAGCGGTGAAACGAGCACCGTGCCTTTCGGCGAGCTGAACACTTTTCTGATGACCACTTTCCAGGGGGAAGACTCATGA
- the aspS gene encoding aspartate--tRNA ligase, whose product MKRTALIGELNESNQGPVTLQGWVSRRRDLGGLIFFELRDRSGTVQVQVDPQSSAFAQADRLRSEYVVTVCGQFQQRPESQRKGGLADFEVLADAVEILNRAKTPPFELDRGSEVSEDLRLRYRYLDLRRPEMQQNLMLRSRVWAAITEFMAEHGFINVETPMLTRSTPEGARDFLVPSRLSEGEFYALPQSPQLFKQMLMMAGYDRYYQMARCFRDEDLRADRQPDFTQLDMEMSFVEQEDVLELNSRLLAHIFRTVLGRELPLPLPRLTYQEAMDRYGSDKPDLRFEHAFVDVTDLFAGGEFKAFAGAEAVKVIAAPELTRKQIDELERIAKQNGAGGLAWLKRSGESFSGGISKFVGGITPQLLERSGVEDGGTLLFTAGAWRTAVEALGAVRLALRDLFDWAAGGPEFAPLWVTDFPQLDFDAESGTWTYMHHPFTAPHPDDAALFGSERQGEIRAQAYDLVMNGFEIGGGSIRIHDPATQRQMFQAIGLSEEEAQEKFGFFLEALDYGTPPHGGAAWGFDRLVMVLSGAASIRDVIAFPKNNRGQDLLAGAPSPVAPAQLDELGLKVQPQD is encoded by the coding sequence ATGAAACGAACCGCACTGATCGGTGAACTGAACGAATCGAACCAGGGTCCCGTGACCCTGCAGGGCTGGGTCAGCCGCCGGCGCGACCTCGGCGGGCTGATTTTCTTTGAGCTGCGTGACCGCTCCGGCACCGTGCAGGTGCAGGTAGACCCCCAGAGCAGCGCTTTTGCCCAGGCGGACCGGCTGCGCAGCGAGTATGTGGTGACGGTCTGCGGGCAGTTCCAGCAGCGCCCCGAGTCTCAGCGCAAAGGCGGCCTGGCCGACTTCGAGGTGCTGGCGGACGCGGTGGAGATTCTCAACCGCGCCAAGACCCCACCGTTCGAGCTGGACCGGGGCAGTGAAGTTTCCGAGGACCTGCGGCTGCGTTACCGTTACCTCGACCTGCGGCGGCCCGAGATGCAGCAGAACCTGATGCTGCGCTCCCGGGTGTGGGCGGCCATCACCGAATTTATGGCCGAGCACGGCTTTATCAACGTGGAAACGCCGATGCTGACCCGCTCGACCCCCGAAGGCGCGCGCGACTTTCTGGTGCCCAGCCGCCTGAGCGAGGGCGAGTTCTACGCGCTGCCGCAGAGCCCGCAGCTGTTCAAGCAGATGCTGATGATGGCCGGCTACGACCGCTACTACCAGATGGCCCGCTGCTTCCGCGATGAGGACCTGCGCGCCGACCGCCAGCCGGACTTCACCCAGCTGGATATGGAAATGAGCTTTGTGGAGCAAGAAGACGTGCTGGAGCTGAATTCCAGGCTGCTGGCACACATCTTCCGCACCGTGCTGGGGCGCGAATTGCCGCTGCCGCTGCCCCGCCTGACGTATCAGGAAGCGATGGACCGTTACGGCTCCGACAAGCCGGACCTGCGCTTCGAGCACGCCTTCGTGGATGTGACCGACCTGTTTGCGGGCGGCGAGTTCAAGGCATTTGCGGGCGCCGAGGCAGTCAAGGTGATCGCCGCACCGGAACTGACCCGCAAGCAGATTGACGAGCTGGAGCGCATCGCCAAGCAGAACGGGGCCGGCGGCCTGGCCTGGCTCAAGCGCAGCGGCGAAAGCTTCAGCGGCGGGATTTCCAAGTTCGTGGGCGGCATCACCCCGCAGCTGCTGGAGCGCAGCGGCGTGGAGGACGGCGGCACGCTGCTGTTCACCGCCGGCGCCTGGCGCACCGCTGTAGAGGCCCTGGGCGCCGTGCGGCTGGCGCTGCGCGACCTGTTTGACTGGGCGGCCGGCGGCCCCGAGTTCGCGCCGCTGTGGGTGACCGACTTCCCGCAGCTGGACTTCGACGCCGAATCCGGTACCTGGACCTATATGCACCACCCTTTCACTGCCCCGCACCCGGACGACGCCGCGCTGTTCGGCAGCGAGCGGCAAGGCGAGATCCGTGCCCAGGCCTACGACCTGGTGATGAACGGCTTTGAGATCGGCGGCGGCAGCATCCGTATTCACGACCCCGCCACGCAGCGGCAGATGTTCCAGGCCATCGGCCTGAGCGAGGAAGAAGCGCAGGAGAAGTTCGGCTTCTTCCTCGAAGCGCTGGACTACGGCACGCCCCCCCACGGCGGCGCCGCCTGGGGCTTTGACCGGCTGGTGATGGTGCTGAGCGGTGCGGCCAGCATCCGCGACGTGATCGCCTTTCCCAAAAACAACCGTGGCCAGGACCTGCTGGCCGGCGCGCCCTCTCCGGTGGCCCCCGCGCAGCTGGACGAACTGGGCCTGAAAGTTCAGCCGCAGGACTGA
- the uvrC gene encoding excinuclease ABC subunit UvrC codes for MKLSELPVLPVTSGVYIFRQGGTPIYIGKAKNLRSRVMQHFKAGGKSGKFTALADELEFITTANEVEALVLEANLIKQHRPHYNVLLKDGKHYPFLKLTNEEFPMLIVTRRVLNDGASYYGPYPDASAVRRVKHLIDTMFPLRKNSGLPMKLKDRPCLNYHMGRCLAPCIQAADPDTYAQVVDDVKSLLEGRAAPVVRRLKEEMAAAAGRQDFEMAARLRDRIQAVEKLFGNEQHAFLSEAADLDFLGVAQAGEYAMVQLFRMRGGRVISRDKRFLTGDETSTSAEILTAFMQDYYTQATHLPPLVLLPEQLEDMDLWADFLSERAGQRVSVRLPQRGDKADLVEMAQRNAGHGLESELAVLERRGDHPGLDALCEVLALPDRPWRIEGYDNSNLFGTHIVSGMVVLEGGRARKSEYRRFKVRGLDHPDDYAAMHQTIYRRFTGSLSDKLPLPDLLLIDGGRGQVNATLDALKEAGVQVPVVGLAKREEILVLPSPYGAQWWLGSGTVVGDGKELILPHTHPALRVLIHARDEVHHYSVSYNRKLRGKAMTASIFDDLPGIGPKRRDALLEHFTSLEEIRAADVQEIAAVPGMGLKAAQSVKDFLQTRL; via the coding sequence GTGAAGCTGTCCGAACTTCCCGTGCTTCCTGTGACTTCCGGCGTGTATATCTTCCGTCAGGGAGGAACCCCGATTTATATCGGCAAGGCCAAGAACCTACGCAGCCGGGTGATGCAGCACTTCAAGGCCGGCGGCAAGAGTGGCAAGTTCACCGCACTGGCCGACGAGCTGGAATTCATCACCACCGCCAACGAGGTTGAGGCGCTGGTGCTGGAAGCCAACCTGATCAAGCAGCACCGCCCGCACTACAACGTGCTGCTCAAGGACGGCAAGCATTACCCCTTCCTCAAGCTGACCAACGAGGAATTCCCGATGCTGATCGTGACGCGCCGGGTGCTGAACGACGGCGCCAGCTACTACGGCCCCTACCCCGACGCCAGCGCGGTGCGGCGGGTCAAGCACCTGATCGACACCATGTTTCCGCTGCGCAAGAACTCGGGCCTGCCCATGAAGCTCAAGGACCGGCCCTGCTTGAACTACCACATGGGACGCTGCCTGGCGCCCTGCATTCAGGCGGCCGACCCGGATACGTACGCGCAGGTGGTGGACGACGTGAAGTCGCTGCTGGAAGGCCGCGCCGCCCCGGTGGTGCGGCGGCTGAAAGAGGAAATGGCGGCGGCGGCCGGCCGGCAGGATTTCGAGATGGCCGCAAGGCTGCGCGACCGGATTCAGGCGGTGGAGAAACTGTTCGGCAACGAGCAGCACGCTTTTCTCTCCGAGGCGGCCGATCTGGACTTTCTGGGGGTGGCGCAGGCCGGCGAGTACGCCATGGTGCAGCTGTTCCGCATGCGCGGCGGCCGGGTGATCAGCCGCGACAAGCGCTTTCTGACCGGGGACGAGACCAGCACCTCCGCGGAAATCCTGACCGCTTTTATGCAGGACTACTACACCCAGGCCACCCACCTGCCCCCGCTGGTGCTGTTGCCCGAGCAGTTGGAGGATATGGACCTGTGGGCCGACTTTCTTTCCGAGCGGGCCGGGCAGCGGGTCAGTGTGCGCCTGCCGCAGCGCGGCGACAAGGCCGACCTGGTCGAGATGGCGCAGCGCAACGCCGGGCACGGCCTGGAATCCGAGCTGGCGGTGCTGGAACGCCGCGGCGATCACCCCGGCCTGGACGCCCTGTGCGAGGTGCTGGCCCTGCCCGACCGGCCCTGGCGCATCGAGGGCTACGACAACTCCAATCTGTTCGGCACCCATATCGTCTCGGGAATGGTGGTGCTCGAAGGCGGCCGCGCCCGCAAGAGCGAGTACCGCCGCTTCAAGGTGCGCGGGCTGGACCATCCCGACGACTACGCCGCCATGCATCAGACCATCTACCGGCGCTTTACCGGGTCGCTCAGCGACAAGTTGCCGCTGCCGGACCTGCTGCTGATTGACGGCGGACGCGGTCAGGTGAACGCCACGCTGGACGCCCTGAAAGAAGCCGGCGTGCAGGTGCCGGTGGTGGGCCTGGCCAAGCGCGAGGAGATTCTGGTGCTGCCCAGCCCCTACGGCGCGCAGTGGTGGCTGGGCAGCGGCACCGTGGTGGGCGACGGCAAGGAACTGATCCTGCCGCACACCCACCCGGCGCTGCGGGTGCTGATTCACGCCCGCGACGAGGTTCACCACTATTCGGTGAGCTACAACCGCAAGCTGCGCGGCAAGGCGATGACGGCCAGCATCTTCGACGATCTGCCGGGCATCGGCCCCAAGCGGCGCGACGCGCTGCTGGAACACTTCACCAGCCTGGAGGAAATCCGCGCCGCCGACGTGCAGGAGATTGCCGCCGTGCCGGGCATGGGCCTGAAAGCGGCGCAGTCGGTCAAGGACTTTCTGCAGACCCGGCTCTAG
- a CDS encoding DegV family protein, producing the protein MEDVEQAARRTLARQYGEFTVPNLDALRRGGRVSAVQYAVGNLLGVRPVIAFDDGQLRPVRRARAEQAAQDILAQLRQLMQASGLNIRAGRTQSIGAVIGAHTGPGMYAFVAEPYGE; encoded by the coding sequence CTGGAGGACGTAGAGCAGGCCGCCCGCCGCACCCTGGCGCGGCAGTACGGCGAATTCACGGTTCCCAACCTGGACGCCCTGCGCCGCGGCGGCCGGGTCAGCGCCGTGCAGTATGCTGTGGGCAACCTGCTGGGCGTGCGCCCAGTGATCGCCTTCGACGACGGGCAGCTGCGGCCGGTGCGGCGGGCCCGCGCCGAGCAGGCCGCGCAGGACATTCTGGCCCAGCTGCGCCAACTGATGCAGGCGTCGGGGCTGAACATCCGCGCGGGGCGCACCCAGTCCATCGGCGCTGTGATCGGGGCGCACACCGGGCCGGGCATGTACGCCTTTGTGGCCGAGCCGTACGGGGAATAA
- the bshA gene encoding N-acetyl-alpha-D-glucosaminyl L-malate synthase BshA: MTSPLDIAVLCHTGAGGSGVVATELGLLMTELGHAVHFVGPAVPFRLATRRCAVHGPYFHQIGSYAYALFEQPYPELSAANTLTEVILEQGVQLTHAHYAIPHATAALHAHAITGRAPVVTTLHGTDVTLVGAEPAFFHTTRHAIERSHHVTAVSQFLADQTREVFQTDREIEVIHNFVDSQRFRPVHDPQLRAQFAQEDEALLIHVSNFRPVKRVNDVIDVFAGVAAERPARLLMVGDGPERAPALERAQRLGVADRVAFLGSFPDIETVLGLSDLFLLPSSNESFGLSALEAMSCELPVVATRAGGIPEVVEHGVSGLLAGVGDVDAMTHAALEILGDPAVRTRMGQAARQRAVEVFHPDRIVPQYLAAYRTTLERWGG; this comes from the coding sequence ATGACTTCTCCGCTGGATATTGCCGTGCTGTGCCACACCGGGGCCGGCGGCTCAGGGGTGGTGGCGACCGAGCTGGGCCTGCTGATGACCGAGCTGGGTCACGCCGTGCATTTCGTGGGGCCGGCGGTTCCTTTTCGCCTGGCCACCCGGCGCTGCGCCGTGCACGGGCCCTATTTTCACCAGATCGGCTCGTATGCCTATGCCCTCTTCGAGCAGCCTTACCCGGAACTCTCGGCCGCCAACACCCTGACGGAAGTGATTCTGGAACAGGGGGTACAGCTGACCCACGCCCACTACGCCATTCCGCACGCCACGGCGGCGCTGCACGCCCACGCCATCACCGGGCGGGCGCCGGTGGTGACCACCCTGCATGGCACCGACGTGACGCTGGTGGGCGCCGAGCCGGCTTTTTTTCATACCACCCGCCACGCCATCGAGCGCTCGCACCATGTCACCGCCGTATCGCAGTTCCTGGCTGATCAGACCCGCGAGGTCTTTCAGACCGACCGCGAGATCGAGGTGATTCATAATTTCGTAGACAGCCAGCGCTTCCGGCCGGTGCATGACCCGCAGCTGCGCGCGCAGTTTGCCCAGGAGGATGAAGCCCTGCTGATTCACGTGAGCAACTTCCGCCCGGTCAAGCGGGTGAATGACGTGATTGATGTCTTTGCCGGGGTGGCGGCCGAGCGGCCCGCCCGGCTGCTGATGGTGGGCGACGGCCCCGAGCGGGCGCCGGCGCTGGAGCGGGCGCAGCGCCTGGGCGTCGCTGACCGGGTGGCCTTCCTGGGGTCTTTTCCGGATATCGAAACGGTGCTGGGCCTCAGCGATCTCTTTTTGCTGCCCAGCAGCAACGAGAGCTTTGGCCTGAGTGCCCTGGAAGCCATGAGCTGCGAGCTGCCGGTGGTGGCGACCCGCGCCGGCGGCATTCCCGAGGTGGTGGAACACGGCGTCAGCGGGCTGCTGGCCGGGGTGGGCGACGTGGACGCCATGACCCACGCGGCGCTGGAGATTCTGGGCGACCCGGCCGTCCGGACGCGGATGGGCCAGGCGGCCCGGCAGCGGGCGGTGGAGGTCTTTCATCCGGACCGGATTGTGCCGCAGTATCTGGCGGCTTACCGTACCACTCTGGAGCGCTGGGGCGGCTGA
- the sucD gene encoding succinate--CoA ligase subunit alpha — MGILVNKDSKVIVQGMTGSEGAKHSRAMKEFGTQVVAGVTPGKGGMDFEGWPIYNSVAEAKAKHGADVSIIFVPPAGAADAVLEAAHAGIPLIVLITEGVPTVDMMRAVQEVKELDAHSKAEGGQGVRLIGGNCPGLVTNGECKVGIMPNRIYEKPGRIGLISRSGTLTYEAAKLLNDAGMGTSTTVGIGGDPVIGTTFSDVLPMFEADEGTDAVVVIGEIGGADEEAAADYIKNHMKKPVVAFISGRSAPKGKRMGHAGAIIMGDVGTPESKLAAFKAANVPVADTMPEIIDLVKTALNQ; from the coding sequence ATGGGAATTCTGGTAAATAAAGACAGCAAAGTGATCGTGCAGGGCATGACCGGCTCCGAAGGCGCCAAGCACAGCCGCGCGATGAAGGAATTCGGCACCCAGGTGGTCGCCGGCGTGACCCCCGGCAAGGGCGGCATGGACTTCGAAGGCTGGCCGATCTACAACTCGGTCGCTGAAGCCAAGGCCAAGCACGGCGCCGATGTCTCGATCATCTTTGTGCCCCCGGCCGGCGCCGCTGACGCCGTGCTGGAAGCCGCACACGCGGGCATTCCCCTGATCGTGCTGATCACCGAAGGCGTGCCCACCGTGGACATGATGCGCGCCGTGCAGGAAGTCAAGGAACTCGACGCGCACAGCAAGGCCGAAGGCGGCCAGGGCGTGCGCCTGATCGGCGGCAACTGCCCCGGTCTGGTCACCAACGGCGAATGCAAGGTGGGCATCATGCCCAACCGCATCTATGAAAAGCCCGGCCGCATCGGCCTGATCAGCCGCTCCGGCACCCTGACCTACGAAGCGGCCAAGCTGCTGAACGACGCAGGCATGGGCACCTCCACCACCGTCGGTATCGGCGGGGACCCGGTCATCGGCACCACTTTCTCTGACGTGCTGCCGATGTTCGAAGCCGACGAAGGCACCGACGCCGTGGTCGTGATTGGTGAAATCGGCGGCGCCGACGAAGAAGCTGCCGCCGATTACATCAAGAACCACATGAAGAAGCCTGTCGTGGCCTTCATCTCGGGCCGCAGCGCGCCCAAGGGCAAGCGCATGGGCCACGCCGGCGCCATCATCATGGGCGACGTGGGCACCCCCGAAAGCAAGCTCGCCGCCTTCAAGGCCGCGAACGTGCCGGTGGCCGACACCATGCCCGAAATCATCGACCTGGTCAAGACTGCTCTGAACCAGTAA